DNA sequence from the Candidatus Limnocylindrales bacterium genome:
ATTGAAGTGGCCGCCGGCCGACGTCGCATCGGGCGCCGAGCAGTCGCCGAACTCGTGCACGTGAAAGCCGTGCTTGCCCGGGGTCAGGCCGCTGATGGTGCCGCTGACCTTCACGCCGTCTCCGGCCTTGGTGAAGGTGATGGTGCCGCTGACCTTGCTGCCTTCGGTGGCGCGCAGCACCGCCACGGCTTTGGTCGGCGCGGCCGCGGCGGCATGCGCGCCGTGCGCCGCCGCCGTCCCGGCTGCCGGCGCAGCCGTTCCCTGTGCGTGCGCAGTACCGAGAAACAAGGCGCCGAAAGCCGCAAGAGTCACAGAAGCCGTAGATCGCATTCGGTTACCTCCGGGACGAGCGTTGCGCGGAAGTATCCCCTAAATCCGTTCCACCGCCAGCGCCGTCGCCTCTCCGCCTCCGATGCACAGCGCCGCCACGCCGCGGTGCAGCCCGCGCCTTTCTAGCGCCGACAGCAGCGTCGAGACGATGCGGGCGCCCGACGCACCGATGGGATGGCCGAGCGCACATGCGCCGCCGTTCACGTTGACGCGCGAGTGCGGCAGGCCCAGCTCCTTCATCGCCGCCATCGTCACCACGGCAAACGCTTCGTTGATCTCGAAGAGATCGACGTCCTCGGCGCTCCAGCCAGCCCTGGCCAGCACCTTCTGGATCGCGCCGACCGGCGCCGTCGTGAACCATGCCGGGGCCTGCGCGTGGAACGCATGGCCACGGATGACGGCGGCCACGCCGCGGCCGCGTCGTTGCGCCTCGCTCTGTCGCATCAGCACCAGCGCCGCGGCTCCGTCGGAGATCGAGCTCGAGTTGGCGGCCGTCACCGTGCCATCCTTGGCAAAAGCGGGCCTGAGCATCGGGATCTTCTCGGGCGCCGCCTTGGCCGGCTGCTCATCGATGCGGACGATCTGCTCGCCGCTGCGCGTGGCCACGGAGACCGGCACGATCTCGGCGGTGAAATCGCCGTCGCCGGCGCGTCGCGCGCGCATCAGCGACTCGACTGCGAACGCGTCCTGCTGCTCGCGCGTGAAGCCGAAGTGGCGCGCCGTCTCCTCGGCGAAGCTGCCCATGAGACGGCCCTGCTCGTAGGCGTCCTCGAGGCCGTCGAAAAACATGTGGTCCTTGACCGCGCTGTGGCCCATGCGAGCGCCGGCGCGCGCCTTGGGCAGCAGGTAGGGCGCGTTGCTCATGCTCTCCATGCCGCCAGCGACGATGATGCCGCGGCTGCCTGCCGCGATGGCATCGTGGGCGAGGATCGTGGCCTGCATGCCCGAGCCGCACATCTTGTTGACGGTCGTGCATCCGGCGCTGTGCGCGATGCCCGCGCCCAGCGCGGCCTGCCGCGCTGGCGCCTGTCCGAGGCCCGCGGGCAGCACGCATCCCATCATCACTTCCTCGACATCATCGCCGGCAACGCCGGCGCGCTCGATGGCGGCGGCGATGGCGACCGAGCCGAGCCTGGTGGCGGAAACGCTGGAAAGGTCGCCCAGAAAGCCGCCCATCGGCGTGCGGGCATGACCGGTGATGACGACAGGATCGCTCATGAAGATTTCTCGCCTTCAGGGAACCAGCAGGACCTTGCCGAGGTTCTTGCGGTCCTGAATGTAGTGATGCGCTGCCGCGGCCTGCGCAAACGGGAACGTGCGATCGACGTGCGGCCGCACGACTCCCTGCCTCCACAGCTCCAGAAGATGGTCGCCCCACTTTCTGAGACGATCGACCTCGCCCCACATGTGTCCGAGGTTGACGCCGAAGACGCCCTTGTTCGCGTTGAGCAGCGCGGGCGGATTGAACTGCAGCCACGGCATGCTCGCCACCGTCTTGAGCGCTCCGAGGATGCTGCGCTCCTTGCCCGTGGCGGCCGCCGACATGCCGAACATGCCGAGACGCCCCGTGGGCGCGAGCAACCGGTAGCCTTTCTTGAAAGAATCGCCGCCGACCGCATCGAGAATCAGCTCGACGCCGCGGCCGCCGGTGATCTGCCGCGCGCGCTGCTCGAAGTCTTCGGTGCGGTAGTCGATGAGATGATCGACACCGAGCTGTCGCAGCTGCTCGTGCTTGGAATGCGACGCGGTGCCGATGACGGTGGCGCCGATGTGCTTGGCAAGCTGCGTGGCGGCGATCCCGACGCCACCGCCGGCCGAGTGCACCAGCATGGTCTCGCCGGCGCGCAGGCCGCCCATGACGATGACGAGCTGGTAGGCGGTGAAGTAGTTGACCGGAATGGCCGCGCCCTCCTCGGCGCTCATGCCTTCGGGCCGGGCGAAGACCTGGCTGACCGGGACGCAGACGACGTCCGAGTAGCCGCCGAAGCGCGTCATGGCCAGAACCTCGCGTCCGACCCACGCCTCATCGACGCCTGCACCGACCGCGTCGACGCGGCCGCCGACTTCATAGCCGACCACCACGGGCATGGCCGGAAGATCCGGATACAGACCGAGGCGTCCCATGATGTCGGCGAAGTTGACGCCGCTGGCCTCGACGCGAACCCGCATCTGCCCGGCCTGCGGCTGCGGATCGGGCGCCTCGCGCACCTCCAGGACTTCGGGCGGACCGGCCCTGGGTATCCAGACCTGACGCATGCGGCAGTAGTAGTCGCGGAACGAGGGCAGATACAATTTCGCGGCGGCGCCGCCGGCAGATAGCATCGGACGATGGCTCTGCGGGCGACAGCCGGCGACGGCGCGTTCGACGCCCTCCTGGTGCTTTCCTTCGGCGGCCCCGAAGGACCCGAGGAGGTGATGCCGTTCCTCGAGAACGTCACGCGCGGGCGCGGCGTACCACGCGAGCGTCTGGAGCAGGTGGCCCGGCAGTACATGCTCTTCGGCGGCGTCAGCCCGATCAATGACGAATGCCGCAAGCTCATCTCGGTCCTGGAAGCGGAGCTGCAAGCCGCCGGCCTGCGGCTGCCGGTGTACTGGGGCAACAGGAACTGGACGCCGCTGCTCGCGGATACGGTCGCGCAGATGGCGCACGACGGCGTGACGCGCGCGCTGGCGATCGCCACCTCTGCCTACAGCTCGTACTCGGCGTGCCGGCAGTATCTCGACGACATCGATCGCGCACGCGCCGCCGTCGGCGCCGCGGCCCCGGTCATCGAGAAGATTCCGCCGTACTGGAACCACCCGGGCTTCATCGAGACGATGGCCGCCAGCGTGCGCGCCGCGCTCGAGGCTCTCGGCGACGTTCCGCGGGAGCGCACGCGACTGGTCTTCACCGCGCACTCGATCCCGGCATCGATGGCTGCCACCTGCGATTACGTCGAGGAACTGCGCGAAGCCTCACGGCTGGTCGCCGAGCGCGCTGCGCCGGCTCTGGGGTGGGATCTGGTCTATCAAAGCCGCAGTGGTGCGCCGGGCCAGGCCTGGCTCGAGCCGGACGTGCGCGATCATCTCGTCACGCTGCCTCCGCAAGGCGTGGCCGGCGTGGTGCTGGTGCCGATCGGCTTCGTCGCCGATCACATGGAGGTGAAATTCGACCTGGACGTGGAGGCAGCGCAGGTGGCGGTGCGATGCGGCCTGGCAGTTTCTCGTGCGGCTTGCGTCGGCGCTGCGCCCCGCTTCGTCGCCGGCCTGGTCGACATCGTTCGTGCGCGGCTCGAGGGACGCGCGCCACGAGTCCTGGGCGCGCGCGGCGCGAGGCCG
Encoded proteins:
- a CDS encoding superoxide dismutase family protein, with protein sequence MTLAAFGALFLGTAHAQGTAAPAAGTAAAHGAHAAAAAPTKAVAVLRATEGSKVSGTITFTKAGDGVKVSGTISGLTPGKHGFHVHEFGDCSAPDATSAGGHFNPTGEPHAAPTDAARHTGDLGNVEAGEDGTATIDHTDKRATFEGVNSILGRGLIVHAKADDLKTQPTGDAGGRVACAVIGVAKP
- a CDS encoding acetyl-CoA C-acyltransferase translates to MSDPVVITGHARTPMGGFLGDLSSVSATRLGSVAIAAAIERAGVAGDDVEEVMMGCVLPAGLGQAPARQAALGAGIAHSAGCTTVNKMCGSGMQATILAHDAIAAGSRGIIVAGGMESMSNAPYLLPKARAGARMGHSAVKDHMFFDGLEDAYEQGRLMGSFAEETARHFGFTREQQDAFAVESLMRARRAGDGDFTAEIVPVSVATRSGEQIVRIDEQPAKAAPEKIPMLRPAFAKDGTVTAANSSSISDGAAALVLMRQSEAQRRGRGVAAVIRGHAFHAQAPAWFTTAPVGAIQKVLARAGWSAEDVDLFEINEAFAVVTMAAMKELGLPHSRVNVNGGACALGHPIGASGARIVSTLLSALERRGLHRGVAALCIGGGEATALAVERI
- a CDS encoding medium chain dehydrogenase/reductase family protein — translated: MLSAGGAAAKLYLPSFRDYYCRMRQVWIPRAGPPEVLEVREAPDPQPQAGQMRVRVEASGVNFADIMGRLGLYPDLPAMPVVVGYEVGGRVDAVGAGVDEAWVGREVLAMTRFGGYSDVVCVPVSQVFARPEGMSAEEGAAIPVNYFTAYQLVIVMGGLRAGETMLVHSAGGGVGIAATQLAKHIGATVIGTASHSKHEQLRQLGVDHLIDYRTEDFEQRARQITGGRGVELILDAVGGDSFKKGYRLLAPTGRLGMFGMSAAATGKERSILGALKTVASMPWLQFNPPALLNANKGVFGVNLGHMWGEVDRLRKWGDHLLELWRQGVVRPHVDRTFPFAQAAAAHHYIQDRKNLGKVLLVP
- a CDS encoding ferrochelatase; its protein translation is MALRATAGDGAFDALLVLSFGGPEGPEEVMPFLENVTRGRGVPRERLEQVARQYMLFGGVSPINDECRKLISVLEAELQAAGLRLPVYWGNRNWTPLLADTVAQMAHDGVTRALAIATSAYSSYSACRQYLDDIDRARAAVGAAAPVIEKIPPYWNHPGFIETMAASVRAALEALGDVPRERTRLVFTAHSIPASMAATCDYVEELREASRLVAERAAPALGWDLVYQSRSGAPGQAWLEPDVRDHLVTLPPQGVAGVVLVPIGFVADHMEVKFDLDVEAAQVAVRCGLAVSRAACVGAAPRFVAGLVDIVRARLEGRAPRVLGARGARPWPCKPGCCAYTPGRP